GAGGGCTCAGCCCATATTCGTCAAGCTTGTCGCGCTCGCGCTGCTCCTTCACGACCCGCTTGAGGGCTTCCGACAATCGACCGGGCAGCACCAGCGACGACAGCCTGATCGAGGGAAAGCTGGCACTAAGCAGGCCGGCGAGTTCGCCTTTCGGGCGCACCACCGGGATCGGGTCGCGCGTATGCTCGATCGTGGTCGCCTGACCGCGGGCTTCCTCGATCAGGTCGCGCAGCTCATCCGCGACTCGGGAATGCCCACGCTTAGCAGCGTCCGCAGCGAGCTGCAGAGCAACTTGTTCGAACCGGCTGCGATCGCCCTTGGTGTGGCTCCGCACGAGCGAAATGATTTGGGCAGCGCTGGCCACTATTTCCCTCGACGCGACAGCGAGTGATCGCCGCGTGACACGGCGTCACTCTTCAACGAATTTGCGCCGAAGCGGATCATGTTACAAGCTGGTTTTACTACTTCCAACAGCTGCCACCTGACGACTGGATCGCCGCCTCTCAGCGAACCCTGAATCGGATTTCCCGCACTCCAGCCGGCTCGTGGCGCCACGGCGCGCGGAGAAACAACTCCAATCTTATGTCACCGCTGCGCCGGGGCGTCACGAGGAAGACGTCGCGCCCGCGCCCGCCAAAGGTGGTGGCGGGCAGAGCCGGCAGCCGTTCGACGGTCAGCCCCTCGCAGTTGCCGGCTTCCCACCGGAACCCCGTAGTACCAGCCCCCGGCAAGGCGAGCTTGACCGCTTGGCCGACGTGGGCATCGATCACGCTGGAGCCTTCGGAGACCTCTTCCATCAGCGTGTCATGTCAAACCCGCTCGACCTCGATTCCGATGAACGGTAGTTCCTCGTCCAACCCGCACTGGCCATAGGCGATACGGCAAAAGCCGTCCTCCCCCCACCCCCGAGACCAGCTGTTCTTTACGATCCAGCAGGAAGCCCCGTCATCATAGCCGACTATGCAGACCGCATGGAGACCGACTTCGTCTCCCGCGGCATGTTCGTAAACCCCGCCTTTATAGAAGCGGAAATCGTCAAACACGCGCATCCCCGCGATCACCGGACCGCGAACCACAGCCCAGCGGCGGTCTTCGGCACTGTGCGCAGTCTGCCAGGAGACGACCCTGAGGACGGGCGGGATCCGCTTGCACTTGGCGTGGACGACATACGGGAAGTCGGCTTCGAGGCCGACACCCTGGCTAGCCCGCACCAGCGCGGGAATGAAGTCCCAACCGTCATCGCAGCAGGGACCGCAGCCGCAATAGAAAAGATCGGCTTCCGCGAGATCAAGGTCGGCCTCCTCGTCTTCCAGGATTGCCAGCGCGCTCTCCATGGCGGCGCAGGTCGCGAAGGCGACACAGGACCCACAGATATCTTGATATCGCGCTGCCGTGACGCGGCTTGCGTCGCGCCAGTCGACCTTGGTCGGTCGTGATCCCCTGAACGCTTCCGGGACCATGGTAGCGACCTGGAGCGCCGGCGCATCGAGGTTGGAAGGGCGCAGGCCGAACCGGCCCGGCGTGGCGACGGTGGCTGAAATTGGTGTGTCTCCGGCAAGCCATTTTAGTTTACGAGCAGAGATCGCATTCTCGACGTCCACCAGTTCCATTGCTCATTCGTGTCCCTGTTGCAGCTCGACGGCCCAGGCGGAGCATGCCTATCAGACGTTCCGCCGATGCGGAACAAGGCATCAGGGACGGACAAGTTGCGACTCTCCCCTAGGCGATTGTTCCGCAGGTGGACCGACCTTTGGCCAGTGCTCAAACCCTGAAAAGGATGCTGGGGCCCGGCAACTGGCCATCAACGGGGTTCAGAATTAACGTGACTAGGTGACTGAAACGACGGTCAGATTCTA
This portion of the Acuticoccus sp. I52.16.1 genome encodes:
- a CDS encoding protease inhibitor I42 family protein — protein: MEEVSEGSSVIDAHVGQAVKLALPGAGTTGFRWEAGNCEGLTVERLPALPATTFGGRGRDVFLVTPRRSGDIRLELFLRAPWRHEPAGVREIRFRVR
- a CDS encoding C1 family peptidase; this translates as MELVDVENAISARKLKWLAGDTPISATVATPGRFGLRPSNLDAPALQVATMVPEAFRGSRPTKVDWRDASRVTAARYQDICGSCVAFATCAAMESALAILEDEEADLDLAEADLFYCGCGPCCDDGWDFIPALVRASQGVGLEADFPYVVHAKCKRIPPVLRVVSWQTAHSAEDRRWAVVRGPVIAGMRVFDDFRFYKGGVYEHAAGDEVGLHAVCIVGYDDGASCWIVKNSWSRGWGEDGFCRIAYGQCGLDEELPFIGIEVERV